Proteins co-encoded in one Schistocerca cancellata isolate TAMUIC-IGC-003103 chromosome 5, iqSchCanc2.1, whole genome shotgun sequence genomic window:
- the LOC126188813 gene encoding putative gustatory receptor 28b, with amino-acid sequence MLYRRFKQLNGHLLQKYSIQSEEQLDCEVLSALNVTSKTYVPKSYCELLHSEFRLSSRRQRLELPKKRKNVLKVHAEVIFVDNVSVTHLQKIHSLLKDISGAINAGYGVQNIAEITSCFLHIVILSYIAVTDLLGKATPWFHASKGHSITVLLSLPWAALSAFRIVSIVYSCEVVVQEANHTEQLVNKLLLLAPMADRGRSTGLQSFAQQLNGRGLEYSAAGLFPIDWSLLASCLAAITTYLVILVQFGM; translated from the coding sequence ATGCTATACAGAAGATTTAAACAACTGAACGGACATTTGCTGCAGAAGTACAGCATACAGTCAGAAGAACAGCTCGACTGCGAAGTTTTGTCTGCGCTGAATGTTACTTCAAAAACCTATGTACCAAAAAGCTATTGTGAACTACTTCACAGTGAGTTTCGTCTATCATCTCGTAGACAACGATTAGAATTACCGAAGAAACGTAAAAATGTATTAAAAGTGCATGCAGAGGTGATATTTGTTGACAACGTATCGGTGACTCATTTACAGAAGATACATTCTTTATTGAAAGATATTTCTGGAGCCATCAACGCTGGGTACGGTGTACAGAACATAGCTGAAATTACAAGTTGCTTTTTACACATTGTAATCCTCAGTTATATAGCCGTGACAGACTTACTAGGAAAGGCAACACCTTGGTTTCATGCATCTAAAGGGCATTCTATCACTGTGTTGTTGTCCTTACCGTGGGCAGCTCTGTCAGCTTTTAGAATTGTCAGCATAGTGTACAGCTGTGAGGTGGTGGTTCAGGAGGCCAACCACACGGAACAGCTGGTCAAtaagctgctgctgctggcgccgATGGCAGACAGAGGTCGCAGTACTGGTCTGCAGAGTTTCGCCCAACAGCTGAACGGCAGAGGACTCGAGTACAGCGCCGCAGGACTGTTCCCCATAGACTGGTCGCTGCTTGCGAGCTGTCTGGCCGCCATCACCACCTACCTGGTAATCCTCGTTCAGTTTGGGATGTGA